Proteins found in one Anopheles aquasalis chromosome 3, idAnoAquaMG_Q_19, whole genome shotgun sequence genomic segment:
- the LOC126577689 gene encoding serine/threonine-protein phosphatase 2A regulatory subunit B'' subunit gamma-like, which yields MGDFREMLLAKLDSAAQNGVRQEPLSDDEIEDILFRKYRAELSDGSSNSNAEPTSSSQRTRDDSYRYIPKFHFELPKSADSLAQKLREEARTLFLQKRSKELLDNNEFKLLWSLLEKHHTPPALDEEQFINYESYCKVANLAGDKFKRFLTATTFARLLASSGYPGKISVMALFNYAMRKVWLQQTRIGLSLYDYTGQGYLSESDMESYILELIPTFPQLEGLERSFHSFYVCTTVRKFFFFLDPLRTGRIRIRDILTCSFLDDLLELRDEEISKDAQELNWFSAPSALSVYGHYLNLDKDHNGMLSKKELIGYGSGTLTPIFLERVFAECLTYDGEMDYKTYLDFVLALENRAEPQSLHYLFRILDVEHKGYLTAFTLNYFFKGIQDELSVHRAEPINFEDVKDEIFDMVKPADPTRITLKDLISCGHGETVVSILIEFHKFWAYENREVGVTSPASEEANSL from the exons ATGGGTGATTTTCGCGAAATGCTGCTCGCGAAATTGGACAGCGCAGCCCAGAATG GGGTACGACAGGAACCGTTATCGGACGACGAGATCGAGGATATCCTGTTCCGGAAGTACCGCGCCGAGCTGTCCGacgggagcagcaacagcaacgcggAACCCACATCCTCCAGCCAGCGGACGCGCGACGATTCGTATCGCTACATTCCCAAGTTTCACTTTGAGCTGCCGAAGAGTGCGGATTCGTTGGCGCAAAAGTTGCGCGAAGAAGCTCGGACGCTGTTTCTGCAGAAACGCAGCAAGGAGCTGCTGGATAATAATGAGTTCAAGTTGCTGTGGAGTTTGCTCGAGAAGCACCACACACCGCCGGCGTTGGATGAGGAACAGTTCATTAACTACGAGAGCTACTGCAAGGTGGCCAATCTGGCGGGCGACAAGTTTAAGCGGTTTCTCACGGCGACGACCTTTGCGCGGCTTCTAGCCTCCAGCGGGTATCCGGGGAAGATCAGCGTGATGGCACTGTTCAATTATGCGATGCGTAAGGTGTGGCTACAGCAGACACGGATCGGCCTTTCGCTGTACGATTACACCGGCCAGGGTTATCTGAGCGAGTCCGACATGGAGTCGTACATTCTCGAGCTCATTCCGACGTTCCCGCAGCTGGAGGGGTTGGAGCGGTCGTTCCACAGTTTCTACGTCTGCACGACGGTGCGcaagtttttcttctttctcgatCCACTGCGAACGGGCCGGATCCGTATCCGGGACATACTGACGTGCAGCTTCCTGGACGATCTGCTCGAGCTGCGCGACGAAGAGATCTCGAAGGATGCGCAGGAGCTGAACTGGTTCTCGGCACCATCCGCCCTCAGTGTGTACGGCCACTATCTGAATCTCGACAAGGACCACAACGGGATGCTGAGCAAGAAGGAACTGATCGGGTATGGGTCCGGTACGTTAACGCCCATCTTTCTCGAGCGTGTCTTTGCCGAGTGCCTGACGTACGATGGGGAGATGGATTACAAAACTTATCTCGACTTTGTGCTGGCCCTGGAGAATCGTGCGGAACCGCAGAGCCTGCACTACCTCTTTCGCATCCTGGATGTGGAGCATAAGGGGTATCTGACGGCGTTCACGTTGAATTACTTCTTCAAGGGCATCCAGGACGAGCTGTCGGTGCACCGGGCCGAACCGATCAACTTCGAGGATGTGAAGGACGAAATCTTCGATATGGTGAAACCGGCCGATCCGACACGCATCACGCTGAAAGATCTGATCAGCTGTGGTCACGGTGAAACGGTCGTTTCCATCCTGATCGAGTTTCACAAGTTTTGGGCGTACGAGAATCGGGAGGTCGGTGTTACTTCGCCCGCCAGCGAGGAAGCGAACAGTTTATGA
- the LOC126577688 gene encoding protein angel homolog 2 has translation MNHSIRSLHIAITSVLLQQHGRRSWCSAARIRHVQPKNYTMNAKGTSVPAGPDQCHRAQRPPVAYQDANRRWQQIKNEQDSSYDETTPTKRKKRKESFEFTLMSYNILAQDLLDGHLMELYRNHDPRSLPWQQRLKRLLTEIHHIRPDVLCVQELQQNHIKRFANGLADFRYEMLYKKRTGGVKTDGCAVFFRSDLFELIDHHEVEFFQPKVNKLNRDNVAIIAKLALKHSPQTRLVVSTTHLLFNPSRQDVRLAQIQVLLAELDRFSYSGQTVNGVPQYDPVLLCGDFNLQPFTAPYRLMMKGSLRYDQLASRTLECQNQEEQHCREPTGKLFLPRWLGITDRCQHEGLKDRETTHPNMVPPSDRTRLHHSTKSTEQPEDPAAQAAHEPPSDEFSSGTLNHHFVFHSAYHHGKEAEISNENNPTATTFQERWITVDYLLYTPFRSIAECCPSLPNWNLELLATYSLPTVAQCRRYIRHIPSRFYGSDHFSLAGRFRLTTPATEQNDQQR, from the exons ATGAACCACAGCATCCGGTCGCTGCACATCGCAATCACATCCGTGCTTCTACAACAGCACGGCCGCCGTTCATGGTGTTCCGCCGCGAGAATCCGACATGTCCAACCCAAAAACTACACAATGAACGCCAAGGGAACATCGGTACCCGCCGGTCCTGATCAGTGTCACAGAGCGCAACGGCCACCTGTTGCCTATCAGGACGCTAATCGTCGATGGCAACAGATCAAGAACGAACAGGACAGTTCTTACGATGAGACAACACCGACCAAGCGGAAGAAGCGTAAAGAAAGTTTCGAGTTTACGCTGATGAGCTACAACATTCTGGCGCAGGATTTGCTCGACGGTCACCTGATGGAGCTGTACCGCAATCACGATCCGAGATCGCTGCCATGGCAACAGCGGTTGAAACGGTTGCTCACCGAGATCCACCACATCCGACCGGACGTCCTCTGTGTGCAGGAGCTCCAGCAAAACCACATCAAGCGATTTGCCAATGGATTGGCCGATTTCCGGTACGAGATGCTGTACAAGAAGCGTACCGGTGGCGTGAAAACCGATGGCTGTGCCGTGTTCTTTCGGAGCGATCTGTTCGAGCTGATCGACCATCACGAGGTGGAGTTCTTTCAACCGAAGGTTAAC AAACTAAACCGGGACAATGTGGCCATCATCGCGAAGCTGGCATTAAAGCATAGCCCACAGACGAGGCTCGTCGTGTCGACGACGCATCTGCTGTTCAATCCATCCCGACAGGATGTACGATTGGCCCAGATACAGGTACTGCTGGCCGAGCTCGATCGGTTCTCGTACAGTGGccaaacggtgaacggtgttCCGCAGTACGATCCCGTGCTGCTCTGTGGTGACTTTAATCTGCAACCCTTCACCGCCCCGTACcggctgatgatgaaaggATCACTGCGCTACGATCAACTTGCGTCCCGTACGCTAGAATGCCAGAACCAAGAGGAGCAGCATTGCCGTGAGCCTACCGGCAAGCTATTTCTACCCCGTTGGCTGGGTATTACCGATCGCTGCCAGCACGAGGGGCTGAAAGATCGTGAGACGACTCATCCGAACATGGTGCCACCATCTGACCGGACACGG ctccATCACTCCACAAAGTCTACCGAACAACCCGAAGATCCTGCAGCACAGGCGGCCCATGAACCACCGAGTGACGAATTTTCCTCCGGCACGCTTAACCACCATTTCGTGTTCCACTCGGCGTACCATCACGGGAAGGAAGCGGAGATATCGAACGAGAACAACCCGACCGCCACCACGTTCCAGGAACGTTGGATCACGGTGGACTATCTGCTCTACACACCGTTCCGCTCGATTGCCGAGTGCTGCCCATCGCTTCCGAACTGGAACCTCGAGCTGCTCGCTACGTACAGTCTGCCAACGGTAGCGCAGTGCCGGCGGTACATCCGCCACATCCCGAGCCGTTTCTACGGTTCGGATCACTTCTCACTAGCCGGCCGCTTTCGGTTAACCACACCGGCTACGGAGCAGAATGATCAACAGCGTTAG